One genomic segment of Patescibacteria group bacterium includes these proteins:
- a CDS encoding response regulator, producing MKVLIAIDNNFIRETYSEVFKTENFEVLETKKGKEALALSKEEKPDIVIADIALSEIGGFKLLKTLKEETSTEKIPVIIFAQFEKKEDRRKAMELEAKDFIAAASVSPVEVIRKVKIALGKQRSYRISMPKDLHDARELITDLGYSYDFKCPKCGSDLLLCLIRDLSKGEKYFILSVICPECNK from the coding sequence ATGAAAGTTCTTATTGCAATTGACAATAACTTTATAAGGGAAACCTATTCAGAGGTTTTTAAGACAGAAAATTTTGAGGTGTTAGAGACAAAAAAGGGAAAAGAGGCCCTGGCTTTGTCTAAGGAAGAAAAACCGGATATTGTTATAGCTGACATCGCTCTTTCAGAAATAGGAGGATTTAAATTATTAAAAACCCTCAAAGAAGAAACTTCAACTGAGAAAATCCCAGTAATTATTTTTGCTCAATTTGAAAAAAAAGAGGATAGGAGAAAAGCAATGGAATTGGAAGCCAAGGACTTTATTGCAGCTGCCAGCGTTTCCCCAGTTGAAGTAATTCGAAAAGTAAAAATTGCTTTAGGGAAACAAAGATCTTACCGTATATCTATGCCGAAGGACCTACATGATGCCAGAGAATTGATTACTGATTTAGGTTATAGTTATGATTTTAAATGTCCCAAATGCGGCTCTGATCTTTTGTTGTGTTTAATAAGAGACCTTTCAAAAGGTGAGAAATATTTTATATTATCTGTTATTTGTCCTGAATGTAATAAATGA